From Pleurocapsa sp. PCC 7319:
AATATAAATGACGGGGAATTTCTGAACCAACGTAAGTTTTAGTATATAAACCAGCTTTAGTTACAGCTTTTCGTTCTCGTTTAATATTTTTTCGCTGGTTGGTATTAAACATCTTGAGGTAATCATCAAAGGTCTGAAAGTTACGATTTGCCCAAATATAACCATGATGTAGCCAGCTATAAAAACCTTGTCTTTCCATAACTTGGCGCCAGTCAGGATCGACAAACAAAAAATTACACCCCGAAAGACGATTGCGATCGCAAAAATTATCGATTGCAGCTACCATTATTTCTGTGATCAACTCTTCATCTTCCCCTGGAGCAATTAAAAATCGATAACCTACTGCGGGAGTAAAGGGGGTCATGCCCAATAATTTAGGATAATATTCGATGCCTAAACGATGAGATAGATCTGCCCACTGATGGTCAAAGACAAATTCACCATAGCTATGACCTTTAATGTATAAAGGTGCCGCGCCAATTAACTGACTATTACGCCACACTGCCAAGTGACATGGTTGCCAACCTGTACGGGCTGTCGCACTACCAGAAGTTTCAATATTGTTGAGCCATTCCCATTCTAAGAAAGGAGTACGCAAAGGCTTCGCCAGCTCATCCCATTGTGATTGAGGAATTTCGGCAATTTTAGAAATCCAAGATAAAGAATATTGAGGTTTAATCTGCTCAACCATAATGGTATTTTGAGGTTTGGAGGACAAACTTTATTATTTAGCGTAATCAATATTGCCCAAGATTGCAGAAAAAACCTTTCTCCTTTTTCCTTTAACCCTTTCCCGATTAAACCAAAAACTGACTTGATTTGGGATCAAAATGAACTATCTTGTCCTTTCTCGAATAATCTGAACCAACAAATCGGTAAATACGGGATCGTTAATTCTTTTAGCTGCTTCAATCAAAATATCTGATTCTGGCTGAGGATCCTCTACTGTTTTACGCGGAACTGCAACTAGGAGAGAAAGGTGGCTAACCAGACGATCTATCTCATCTCTGATACGCGATCGCTTAGCATATAGCAATCTAACCGTACGGCGTATAGAACGTTCTCTTTCTAGCTCTAATAATAAGATATCTCTCTTAGGCGGCTCATTCATCGTTCTATTCTCAAGATATTTTTTCTAGCGACAGAATCTTTTATAAACTGAATAATAGCTACTGTCACTAAAAGATCCATACCTGCATTAAAGCTGATTCAAATGACAATGAAAACCTTTATATAAGTTAAACTACATTACCTTTACACTTCTATATTATGTGTTAGAAATCGCAACTATTATCAGTAAGGATTATCGATTCCAACCGGTTATTTACTAGACTTTGAGTATAATTACTCTTTTTTAACAGTAGACACGTTAGAATTTTTTAAGAAAACCTTGATATCAAATTGATTCAGGCTAAGAAAGCCTATAAATCTATGTTTTTAACTGAACTAACTCCCGTCTTGCAAAAATTCGTTCAACAACCAATCGCTTTCGCTAGTGGCTTTGTTTCTGGTGTTCTGCAACTCAAACTAAACGAAGAGCCTTTATCCGAATGGTTAGAAAAACAAGGTTATAACTCAGGCACTAATAACAATTCTTCTCAACCTAACCGTAGTGACCGACCTCAATCAATAGACATTGACTAAATTCGTTTAGATTGTGTCATCAATTGGGATAAATAACATTGGTAACAATAACAACATCAAGATTGACAACCTGAAGCTAGTCTTAAGCTTCTGACCAAGCTTAAAAATAACTTCCTAATATAAATAATAGAGTCTAGTAGATCTGAAGTGGTAGCCTGCAATATGTCAAGTGTTCATAGCTATTAGATATAGCTAAGGCTTACTTGGAGACAACTCGATTCTGTTTCAACACCGCGATTCTTCAAGGTGAGAAAGCGGAGGAAGCCCTCAAAAAATTTCAACAGTTCCTTTAAGCGCGGTTTCTCGCCAATGAACTGTCTTGTGTAACCTCTGGCTGATAACTTGCAAATCTCGCGGTCAATTTATTAACCTCTTGTTCTTAACCATAATTTTTGACCACTGGTTAGAGAAAACAAGAGATGCAGGCTTAGGAAGGTCAGTTCCATGGAAAATTTTGACAAAGCTGTAATTCCAGAACAGAGTTTGGATAGAGATTGCCAAACTCTGTCTCGGCACGTATTACAACAGTTTTCTAATTTCACAACTGAGGCTCAAGATGTTAGCTCGATTATGAATCGCATCGCCTTAGCCGCCAAGTTAGTTAGTCGGCGTTTGAGTCGGGCTGGCTTGATGGCTGGGGTATTGGGGTTTACAGGAGAAACCAATGTCCAAGGGGAGTCAGTCAAGAAAATGGACATCTATGCCAACGATGTCTTTATATCTGTCTTTAAGCA
This genomic window contains:
- a CDS encoding GNAT family N-acetyltransferase; its protein translation is MVEQIKPQYSLSWISKIAEIPQSQWDELAKPLRTPFLEWEWLNNIETSGSATARTGWQPCHLAVWRNSQLIGAAPLYIKGHSYGEFVFDHQWADLSHRLGIEYYPKLLGMTPFTPAVGYRFLIAPGEDEELITEIMVAAIDNFCDRNRLSGCNFLFVDPDWRQVMERQGFYSWLHHGYIWANRNFQTFDDYLKMFNTNQRKNIKRERKAVTKAGLYTKTYVGSEIPRHLYSYIYRFYSNTCDKFYWGSKYLTRQFFEQLYPNYSDRVLLVIAYTEQDGQNPVGMSFCLHKGNNLYGRYWGCYEEYDCLHFEACYYKPIEWAIANGIQMYDPGAGGRHKKRRGFPATENYSLHRFYNRRMSQILRNYIGEVNHMEREEIMAINHNLPFNKREINFNLD